One segment of Deinococcus multiflagellatus DNA contains the following:
- a CDS encoding lycopene cyclase family protein has protein sequence MFRAPPFQTDVLLIGGGPAALALAAALAPHRVQVRVVAPHPPRPPAPTYGAWLDDLPPWAQACAAQVWSDVRVYTGPQPTPLLRPYALLDNARLLQALLARAQGALTWTVGEVQGARPDGHGWTVQGRGGEHWHARVVVDASGHAPALRRAQHPGGAALQTAFGVVGRFARPPCAPGSMVWMDYRAPHGPAPEATFLYAMHLGGDRYFVEETSLIARPAPSRAWLRARLHARLHAQGTPLTHTESEEWVAFPMNAAAPPATGALAYGAAGGLVHPISGFQVAGALHMAPAVAQALAGALQAGTDPHAAGWAALWSPERRAARAVHLLGVQALLNLPPTTLPAFFEAFFALPPAQWRAFLDPATPAGPLARTMLLLFAALPAPVRLPLARAALAQPGTSVQALAASLKRSSGPSHPQAGWRRDPGPMTNPDHAENAVRRHEDTDQHEVIEDGMQGTTGSTDANGLDQSADLGQKLEELRENLGGTAE, from the coding sequence ATGTTCCGCGCGCCCCCGTTCCAGACCGATGTGCTGCTGATTGGGGGCGGCCCGGCGGCCCTGGCGCTGGCGGCGGCGCTGGCCCCTCACCGCGTCCAGGTGCGGGTGGTGGCTCCGCACCCCCCCCGCCCCCCGGCGCCCACCTACGGCGCGTGGCTGGACGACCTGCCCCCCTGGGCCCAGGCCTGCGCCGCGCAGGTGTGGAGTGACGTGCGGGTGTACACCGGCCCGCAGCCCACGCCGCTGCTGCGCCCCTATGCCCTGCTGGACAACGCGCGGCTGCTGCAGGCCCTGCTGGCACGCGCGCAGGGCGCCCTGACCTGGACGGTGGGCGAGGTGCAGGGGGCGCGGCCAGACGGCCACGGCTGGACGGTACAGGGGCGCGGCGGCGAGCACTGGCACGCGCGGGTGGTGGTGGACGCCAGCGGCCACGCCCCCGCGCTGCGCCGGGCCCAGCACCCCGGTGGGGCGGCCCTGCAAACCGCGTTCGGCGTGGTGGGCCGCTTTGCGCGCCCGCCCTGCGCGCCCGGCAGCATGGTCTGGATGGATTACCGGGCCCCCCACGGCCCGGCGCCAGAGGCCACCTTTCTGTACGCCATGCACCTGGGCGGCGACCGCTATTTCGTGGAAGAAACCAGCCTGATCGCGCGCCCGGCCCCAAGCCGCGCGTGGCTGCGCGCCCGCCTGCATGCCCGCCTGCACGCGCAGGGCACGCCGCTGACCCACACCGAATCCGAGGAATGGGTGGCCTTTCCCATGAACGCGGCGGCCCCCCCGGCCACGGGCGCGCTGGCGTACGGGGCGGCGGGCGGGCTGGTGCATCCCATCAGCGGGTTTCAGGTGGCTGGGGCGCTGCACATGGCCCCGGCGGTGGCCCAGGCCCTGGCCGGGGCACTGCAGGCCGGCACCGACCCCCACGCGGCGGGCTGGGCGGCCCTGTGGTCTCCGGAACGTCGAGCGGCGCGGGCGGTGCACCTGCTGGGCGTGCAGGCCCTGCTGAACCTGCCGCCCACCACCCTCCCTGCCTTTTTCGAGGCATTCTTTGCCCTGCCCCCGGCGCAGTGGCGCGCGTTTCTGGACCCCGCCACCCCGGCCGGGCCACTGGCGCGCACCATGCTGCTCCTCTTCGCGGCCCTGCCGGCCCCGGTGCGGCTGCCGCTGGCCCGCGCCGCGCTGGCCCAGCCGGGCACCAGCGTGCAGGCCCTGGCCGCGTCTCTGAAGAGGTCTTCTGGGCCTTCCCATCCGCAGGCCGGCTGGAGACGCGACCCTGGGCCCATGACCAACCCCGACCACGCCGAGAACGCTGTGCGCCGCCACGAAGACACCGACCAGCACGAGGTGATCGAGGACGGCATGCAGGGCACCACCGGCAGCACCGATGCCAACGGCCTGGACCAGAGCGCCGACCTGGGCCAGAAGCTGGAAGAACTGCGCGAAAACCTGGGCGGCACGGCGGAGTAA
- a CDS encoding alpha/beta fold hydrolase, with amino-acid sequence MRAPRALAFSLLALLMCSCAPRLTVRPAQTPALNLAGPAPDVVLFSVSGRCGVPCEAPHDNWDYLTSRGTVDRVAQALSTQGLRVQVAGYASHPLARHSSGLVPAPQRGFAALQADLDTLAATWLRGPQPPRLVLLGHSQGSAWLHHLARVNPQVTFDVQIDLDGICLAWNTDFGRLVRDLPPGTVSPLEACETFRVVGQKVSGKDVVWPNVRVNLEVQSQRLPTLEAQGFPVNYLFELAPNVRLDGTRSGIERYVSPREDHSAVTRPGSEALAWVTARLAALAGDWSRAAP; translated from the coding sequence ATGCGTGCTCCCCGTGCTCTCGCCTTCTCGCTTCTGGCGCTGCTGATGTGCAGCTGTGCGCCGCGCCTGACCGTCCGCCCCGCGCAGACCCCTGCTCTAAATTTGGCGGGCCCCGCGCCGGATGTGGTGCTGTTCAGTGTGTCCGGGCGCTGCGGCGTGCCCTGCGAGGCGCCGCACGACAACTGGGACTACCTGACCTCGCGCGGCACCGTGGACCGGGTGGCGCAGGCGCTGAGCACCCAGGGGCTGCGGGTGCAGGTGGCGGGGTACGCCAGCCATCCGCTGGCCCGCCACAGCTCGGGGCTGGTGCCGGCCCCCCAGCGGGGCTTTGCGGCGCTGCAGGCCGATCTGGACACGCTGGCCGCCACCTGGCTGCGTGGCCCCCAGCCGCCCCGGCTGGTGCTGCTGGGGCACTCACAGGGTTCGGCGTGGCTGCACCACCTCGCGCGGGTGAACCCACAGGTCACCTTTGACGTGCAGATTGATCTGGACGGCATCTGTCTGGCCTGGAACACGGATTTTGGCCGCCTGGTCCGTGACCTTCCCCCGGGGACCGTCTCGCCGCTGGAAGCCTGCGAAACCTTCCGGGTGGTGGGCCAGAAGGTCAGCGGCAAGGACGTGGTCTGGCCCAACGTGCGCGTGAATCTGGAGGTCCAGAGCCAGCGCCTACCCACCCTGGAGGCCCAGGGCTTCCCGGTGAACTACCTCTTTGAACTGGCGCCCAACGTGCGTCTGGACGGGACCCGCAGCGGTATTGAGCGCTACGTCTCGCCCCGCGAGGACCACAGCGCCGTCACCCGCCCCGGCAGCGAGGCCCTGGCCTGGGTGACCGCCCGGCTCGCGGCCCTGGCTGGAGACTGGAGCCGCGCCGCGCCGTAG
- a CDS encoding alpha/beta hydrolase, whose amino-acid sequence MTRPSPSRRTGLLAAGLLGAGLLLSACSTQNLQGTLNRSVPLSGLNVTRDVRYGPDTRNLMDIYAPENAANAPVVLFIHGGSWEGGDKEGHTFVGESLARAGYVTAVMNYRLAPQNRYPSYIQDAAQALKVLREQAKTFGGNADNLFVMGHSAGAFNAVEVVDNERWLREAGVPVSSIRGVIGVAGPYSYDFRQFASARAFPEGATPDEVMPDRHVRPDAPPHLLLVAENDTTVYPQNALNMEAALKRAGVPVTRTVLPRVNHITVIAALARPLTFLGGTRKATLDFIEARRLR is encoded by the coding sequence ATGACCCGACCCTCCCCCTCCCGGCGCACTGGCCTGCTGGCTGCCGGCCTCCTTGGCGCTGGGCTGCTGCTGAGCGCCTGTTCCACCCAGAACCTGCAGGGCACCCTGAACCGCTCGGTGCCGCTGTCGGGCCTGAACGTGACCCGTGATGTGCGCTACGGCCCGGACACCCGCAACCTGATGGACATTTACGCCCCGGAGAACGCCGCCAATGCCCCGGTGGTGCTGTTCATTCACGGCGGCTCCTGGGAGGGCGGCGATAAGGAAGGCCACACCTTCGTGGGCGAGTCGCTGGCGCGCGCCGGGTACGTGACGGCCGTGATGAACTACCGTCTGGCGCCGCAAAACCGCTACCCCTCCTACATTCAGGACGCCGCGCAGGCCCTGAAAGTGCTGCGCGAGCAGGCCAAGACCTTCGGCGGCAACGCCGACAACCTGTTTGTGATGGGCCATTCGGCCGGGGCCTTTAACGCGGTGGAGGTGGTGGACAACGAGCGCTGGCTGCGCGAGGCGGGCGTGCCCGTGAGCAGCATTCGCGGCGTGATCGGGGTGGCCGGGCCCTACTCCTACGATTTCCGGCAGTTTGCCAGTGCCCGTGCCTTCCCGGAAGGCGCCACCCCCGACGAGGTGATGCCCGACCGCCACGTTCGCCCGGACGCGCCGCCCCATCTGCTGCTGGTGGCCGAGAACGACACCACGGTGTATCCGCAAAACGCCCTGAACATGGAAGCGGCCCTGAAGCGTGCCGGGGTGCCGGTCACGCGCACGGTGCTGCCCCGGGTGAACCACATCACGGTGATCGCGGCGCTGGCCCGCCCGCTGACCTTCCTGGGCGGGACCCGAAAGGCCACGCTGGACTTTATCGAGGCCCGGCGCCTGCGCTGA
- a CDS encoding inorganic pyrophosphatase, which yields MSAPRAWRGVVEWTAGTRERFVWRGGGLERLRTEPLAAPVNYGCLPGTLNPADGAEVDAVWLGAPRPAGEEVLAVPSGLLHLHDGDHKVIFGAADEVPQGLHALLAWFPPERGAQVLDAEAAQVWLAQVAGDSRSD from the coding sequence TTGAGCGCGCCCCGGGCGTGGCGCGGGGTGGTGGAGTGGACAGCGGGCACCCGCGAGCGCTTTGTGTGGCGCGGGGGGGGCCTGGAGCGCCTGCGCACCGAGCCCCTGGCCGCCCCGGTCAACTACGGCTGCCTGCCCGGCACCCTGAACCCAGCCGACGGCGCCGAGGTGGACGCGGTGTGGCTGGGGGCGCCCCGCCCCGCTGGCGAGGAGGTTCTGGCCGTGCCCAGTGGCCTGCTGCACCTGCACGACGGCGACCACAAGGTGATTTTTGGCGCGGCCGACGAGGTGCCGCAGGGGCTTCACGCCCTGTTGGCCTGGTTTCCCCCCGAACGCGGGGCGCAGGTGCTGGACGCCGAGGCTGCGCAGGTCTGGCTGGCCCAGGTCGCGGGGGATTCGAGAAGCGACTGA
- the sdaAB gene encoding L-serine ammonia-lyase, iron-sulfur-dependent subunit beta produces MSLLDMIGPVMIGPSSSHTAGACRLGLVAHHLLGETPRQARIGLHASFAKTGRGHGTHLALIAGLLGYRPDDERLPQAFEQARSAGLAFEFHDADLGDVHPNTALLEVQGEHEAVSVQGSSTGGGVIQVTQVQGLGVNFSGASPTVLLRYPDTVGMIARVASTVAADGVNIAALTCTRQTRGGQALLAIELDQPLSPEALAFLRRWPDMHWVRLLPKLMDG; encoded by the coding sequence ATGTCCCTTCTCGACATGATTGGCCCCGTCATGATCGGGCCCAGCAGCAGCCACACGGCGGGCGCGTGCCGCCTGGGGCTGGTGGCCCACCACCTGCTGGGAGAGACCCCCCGGCAGGCCCGGATTGGGCTGCACGCCTCGTTTGCCAAGACCGGGCGCGGGCACGGCACGCACCTCGCGCTGATTGCCGGGCTGCTGGGCTACCGCCCCGACGACGAGCGGCTGCCCCAGGCGTTCGAGCAGGCGCGATCGGCCGGGCTGGCCTTCGAGTTCCACGACGCCGACCTGGGGGACGTGCACCCCAACACCGCCCTGCTGGAGGTGCAGGGGGAACACGAGGCCGTCAGCGTGCAGGGCAGCTCGACGGGCGGCGGCGTGATTCAGGTCACGCAGGTGCAGGGCCTGGGCGTGAATTTCAGCGGCGCCAGTCCCACCGTGCTGCTGCGCTACCCGGACACGGTGGGCATGATCGCCCGCGTGGCCAGCACGGTGGCGGCCGATGGGGTGAACATCGCCGCCCTGACCTGTACCCGGCAGACGCGCGGCGGTCAGGCGCTGCTGGCCATTGAACTGGACCAGCCCCTGAGCCCCGAGGCCCTGGCCTTCCTGCGCCGCTGGCCGGACATGCACTGGGTCCGGCTGCTGCCCAAGCTGATGGACGGTTAA
- a CDS encoding IclR family transcriptional regulator, giving the protein MPRTLSTVESAVHLLERFDADHTEWTLSALARHLNQPTSTVHEALSTLAAVGLLQRVGRGRYRLGWRLLKLSSALYGSLPWYAPAHDAMERVARRTHCLAFLCVREGERVLCVARSVQGRGGPPVAGELDFELPAHATASGKLLLALAGRPLPPQAAAFTPQTVTAPDAWTREAADIRAAAFAQTQDEWAPGTGSLAVPIRGEGGAVLAALGVSLPSARLRERDTLLRALRDAADEVSWALGFRGQAPGPRRAAGPGPVLPEGGAPAESPAHGHTPDP; this is encoded by the coding sequence GTGCCCCGAACCCTCTCCACCGTGGAAAGCGCCGTCCACCTCCTGGAACGGTTCGACGCCGACCACACGGAATGGACCCTCTCCGCCCTGGCCCGCCACCTGAACCAGCCCACCTCCACCGTCCACGAAGCCCTGTCCACCCTGGCGGCCGTGGGCCTGCTGCAGCGCGTGGGCCGGGGCCGCTACCGCCTGGGCTGGCGGCTGCTGAAGCTCTCCAGCGCCCTGTACGGCAGCCTGCCCTGGTACGCCCCGGCGCACGACGCGATGGAGCGCGTGGCGCGGCGCACCCACTGCCTGGCCTTTCTGTGCGTGCGCGAAGGCGAGCGGGTGCTGTGCGTGGCCCGCAGCGTGCAGGGCCGGGGCGGCCCCCCTGTAGCGGGAGAACTGGACTTTGAACTCCCTGCCCACGCCACCGCCAGCGGTAAATTGCTGCTGGCCCTGGCGGGGCGCCCCCTGCCGCCCCAGGCCGCCGCCTTTACCCCGCAGACCGTGACCGCCCCAGACGCCTGGACCCGGGAGGCCGCCGACATTCGCGCTGCCGCCTTTGCCCAGACGCAGGACGAGTGGGCGCCCGGCACCGGCAGCCTCGCCGTGCCCATCCGGGGCGAGGGGGGCGCGGTGCTGGCAGCACTGGGCGTCAGCCTGCCCAGCGCACGATTGCGCGAACGCGACACCCTGCTGCGCGCCCTGCGCGACGCCGCCGATGAGGTCAGTTGGGCGCTGGGGTTCCGGGGCCAGGCGCCGGGGCCTCGCCGGGCAGCAGGGCCTGGGCCTGTGCTTCCGGAAGGGGGCGCGCCAGCAGAAAGCCCTGCACATGGTCACACCCCAGACCCGTGA